DNA from Daucus carota subsp. sativus chromosome 1, DH1 v3.0, whole genome shotgun sequence:
ttatatagatTCTAACCATATATATTCGTTTTAATTCCATCTACAAACTTTTATTACTAAATAAAGAGTTTATTATTCttacaaaatatgaaatttacttggtgattaaattatatattatattaaaacatcAAAGATCATGTATTAGGTTAAAGTAGATGACCGATATACTAACACATATCTATAGACCAATTTATAACCATAATTGCATGTTTAAATCATACCATCTCTATTTTACTTGacctaaatgaaaaaaattaatatttgtttaacaAAAAACTAACTCTAAATATGGATTTCATTGAAATTTTGAATATGAATAGTCTAAGCATATCACCAATGACAAGACATAGAAGGATATGAGACATTTAGAGTATaaagaattttgtaaaaaaatagtcTTCTCAAGCCTAGCAACCCTAGATACAAGGTGGACATAAAAAGGTAAGGGCAATGGGCCCTAAGGCCTAGTTGACCCAAGTGTGAAATCTTAATCATTTACGATAAAAActgtttttttagaaaatttggCCAAAGCAATGGGCCTTAAGGCCTAGTGGGCTATTGATAATTGTCAAATCTTAATCATTTACTTTAAAAAGCCGATgtttttagaaaatttctatattttattatcttttttggTAGATATGAATAGGTACAAGAATCTTATATTCtaatatgatatttttccttatttttttcatcttacatgaaaaattgaaatataatattcaaaaaaatataaacacttttataaccaaaaaggaaaaaagaaattCCCTTCCTTATTTTAAAGTCGATATTCTAAAAGAtagaatcatttattttaaaaaggtgattttttagaaaattttggtTAATAATACAATTCATATTTTGtacattttattatcttttttggTAGATATGAAAAGATAGAAGaatcttttattataataaattatatttccttttctttacatatTACATAAAGAATTGGAATATAATATtcaatcaaatataaaactttcatgaccaaaaaggaaaaagaatttTCCTTCCTTATTCTAAATCAGATATTCTAAAATTAAACTtcagaaaatttgaaaacactCTCCACAACTCTCCATCTTATATAAGTATACACATAATTCACTAATTCGTCACAGCTATACCTATATCCACCATATTATACAATTCAATATTACAAGTATTCAACTAAACATAATTTTATGGCGGCCACACCAAACAACAGACCGGTGGATTTCTATGTCATTCAAGGAACCAGAGAAGTTATTAGGGGTAAGTTTACAAGTATGTGGGCATAGTCTTTGTTAGAACTTGCACAGCTGATAAGAACATGTTAGAAAGGGCTAATTATCCAAATCGTCACAccagtaaaatatttataatgctTATAAAAGGATTCACttctaattttttgtttagTGACCGAAGTGATtcttttagttatattattttgggTTCTTCCTCAACTAAAATTTCTGTATTTTTGTTCCTTATGCAGCCGGAGATTGCGTGTTTATGAAATCATTATCTGCACCTAGTTCTGTAGCTCGGGTAGAAAAATTACAAGCTGACAGACATGGTAACGTTGAATTTGAGCTAAGATGGTACTACAAGCCCGAGCATACTCTAGGTAGAAGAAGATCATTTCATGGTGAAAAAGAGTTATTCATGTCTGACCACTTTGACACTCGGGATGCAACCATTATCACAGGAAAGTGCAATATATATTCAGTAGATCAATATGCCAGACTAAAACATGTTGGTCCCAAAGATTTTTATAGTCGTTTCCAATACCAACATGATTATGGAATTATGACTCCTGTTCGTGTTAAAGTGTGAGTTCTTTTTGTCCTCTTTCAAGATACATTAATtcgaaattttcatatttaaaaggATAA
Protein-coding regions in this window:
- the LOC135149923 gene encoding chromatin remodeling protein EBS-like; the encoded protein is MAATPNNRPVDFYVIQGTREVIRAGDCVFMKSLSAPSSVARVEKLQADRHGNVEFELRWYYKPEHTLGRRRSFHGEKELFMSDHFDTRDATIITGKCNIYSVDQYARLKHVGPKDFYSRFQYQHDYGIMTPVRVKVFCKCELPYNPDELTLPCSTCDDRFHPMCIGMTLEQIKKLTHYICDECSYDDCSTSSEYPLAMMDANKNVTAASSKISSSASSTSVKGLKRACSEQDTLVEEEEEVLGDQAEGMDENEV